In Streptacidiphilus sp. P02-A3a, the DNA window TGGTCTTCGCGGTCTGGCTGGGCTGGCTGCCGGACAACGGGCGGGCCGGTATCGACGTCCAGCTGTACCTGGAGAACCAGAGCAGCACCACCGGCGTCTACCTGGTCGACGCGCTGCGCAGCGGCAACGGCGCGGCGGTCGAGGACGTGCTCCGGCACGCGGTGCTGCCGGGGATCACCCTGGGGCTGCTGGTCGCCGGGGTGCTGCTGCGGCTGGTGCGCACCAACCTGATCGGCACCCTGTCGACGGACTACGTCGAGGCCGCCCGTTCGCGTGGCGTGGGCGGGTTCCGGCTGATCAGCAGGCACGCCGCCCGGCCGGCGCTGATCCCGGTGATCACGGTGATGGGGCTGCAGATCGCGGGGCTGCTCGGCGGGGCGGTGCTGACCGAGACCACCTTCGAGTGGAAGGGCCTCGGATACGAGCTGGCCCACTATCTGACGGTCCGTGACTATGCGGCGGTACAGGGCATCGTGGCACTGTTCGCGGTCATCGTCGCGGTGACCAACTTCCTCGTCGATGTCCTCGCCGCACTGATCGATCCCCGAGTGAGATACTGATGAAACGTCAGAAAGCTTCTGCGGAAGGCCGGATACCCAGGCGGCTGCCGCTGCCCGGGTCGTTGCGCGGCAGCGTCGGCGTGCAGCGCGGGATGCTGCTGGCGGGCGCGGCGCTGACCGCGGCCTTCCTGCTCACCGCGCTGTTCGCGCCGCTGATCGCCCCTTACGGCTTCGCTCAACTCCAGTCCGGTGGGGCGCTGTTCGGTTCCCAGCACGCCCCGGACGGCGCGCACCTGGCGGGTACCACCATCGCCGGGTACGACGTGCTGGCGCGCACCGTGTGGGGGGCCCGCACGGCGGTGGAGATCATCGTGGCGTCACTGGTGCTCTCGGTGGTCCCCGGGGTGCTGCTGGGCACCGTCTCCGGTTACCTCGGCGGATGGCTGGATCGGCTGCTGGTCGGCCTCGCCGACGCGATGTACGCGTTCCCGTCGCTGCTGCTGGCGATCGTGATGTCGATCGTCATCAGCGGCGGCCAGTCCAGCCTCACCGGCGGGCTGGGCGCGGCGGCCTGCTCGGTCGCGGTGGTGTTCGTGCCGCAGTACTTCCGGGTGGTACGGGCCGAGGTGCTGCGGGTGAAGGCCGAGCCCTTCGTCGAGGCGGCCCGGGTGATCGGCACCGGCCGCTGGCGGATCATGATCCGGCACGTGCTGCGCAACTCGGTGCGGACCCTCCCGCTGATCTTCACCATCAACGCCTCGGAGGCCGTG includes these proteins:
- a CDS encoding ABC transporter permease, which produces MKRQKASAEGRIPRRLPLPGSLRGSVGVQRGMLLAGAALTAAFLLTALFAPLIAPYGFAQLQSGGALFGSQHAPDGAHLAGTTIAGYDVLARTVWGARTAVEIIVASLVLSVVPGVLLGTVSGYLGGWLDRLLVGLADAMYAFPSLLLAIVMSIVISGGQSSLTGGLGAAACSVAVVFVPQYFRVVRAEVLRVKAEPFVEAARVIGTGRWRIMIRHVLRNSVRTLPLIFTINASEAVLTLAGLGFLGFGIEPNSAAEWGYDLNRSVDDVTAGIWWSALYPGIAMVLALLGVTLLGESLTDLLDPRLRRRRGQDAGTRPEPEPELAPEPEAVPSGGGSDD
- a CDS encoding ABC transporter permease, producing MTTTVELDPPPTAAPAAATGGGGGHGLLRYLVVRFLLIIPTVLVLVSVVFLLMRVAGNPITSAFGDRLTQAQLHAKLVQAGYERPLLSQYLDYLRGIATGNFGRTATDDTPVSQVLLTYGAATLELACYALFVAVLIGVPLGMVAARYRDRAPDVVLRLGAILSYATPVFFVGLLLKLVFAVWLGWLPDNGRAGIDVQLYLENQSSTTGVYLVDALRSGNGAAVEDVLRHAVLPGITLGLLVAGVLLRLVRTNLIGTLSTDYVEAARSRGVGGFRLISRHAARPALIPVITVMGLQIAGLLGGAVLTETTFEWKGLGYELAHYLTVRDYAAVQGIVALFAVIVAVTNFLVDVLAALIDPRVRY